A window of Actinomycetota bacterium contains these coding sequences:
- a CDS encoding M20/M25/M40 family metallo-hydrolase, whose amino-acid sequence MPRTEALRDALARMRPRHLEDLRRLISVPSVSAQGTGIDEAVEVVVDLLRERGLTAEVHPTPGFPIVTAHGGAADAPTLLFYEHYDVQPPEPIDAWTSPPFELTERDGKLFGRGVADTKGHLVCRLAAIDAAREIHGDDRIGYRFVVEGEEEIGSPNLDAFIEANADRLRADGCIWEFGGVDHDGSPVISLGLKGIVSLELHATGPSYDAHSSLGAVIDNPLYRISAAIASLRDQTGRVTVDGFYDDVVPLTDLERAVLERSPDQAALISSMYGVDGLLGSTSGPDLVRRLEAAPCLNVNGIWGGYTGR is encoded by the coding sequence ATGCCACGGACCGAGGCGCTGCGCGACGCGCTCGCTCGCATGCGCCCACGCCACCTCGAGGACCTGAGGCGCCTCATCTCGGTCCCGAGCGTCTCGGCCCAGGGGACCGGCATCGACGAAGCGGTCGAGGTGGTGGTGGACCTGCTGCGGGAGCGAGGTCTCACGGCGGAGGTTCACCCCACGCCCGGGTTCCCGATCGTCACGGCGCACGGGGGAGCCGCCGACGCGCCGACGCTGCTGTTCTACGAGCACTACGACGTCCAGCCGCCCGAGCCCATCGACGCCTGGACGTCCCCGCCCTTCGAGCTCACGGAGCGCGACGGCAAGCTCTTCGGCCGCGGGGTGGCCGATACGAAGGGGCACCTGGTCTGCCGGCTCGCCGCGATCGACGCCGCCCGGGAGATCCATGGCGACGACCGGATCGGGTACAGGTTCGTGGTCGAGGGCGAGGAGGAGATCGGGAGCCCCAACCTCGACGCCTTCATCGAGGCGAACGCGGACCGGCTGCGGGCCGACGGGTGCATCTGGGAGTTCGGCGGCGTCGACCACGACGGGAGCCCGGTGATCTCTCTCGGTCTGAAGGGCATCGTATCCCTGGAGCTGCACGCCACCGGCCCCTCGTACGACGCGCACTCGTCGCTCGGGGCCGTGATCGACAACCCGCTCTACCGGATCAGCGCGGCGATCGCCTCCCTGCGCGACCAGACCGGGCGCGTCACCGTGGACGGCTTCTACGACGACGTGGTCCCGTTGACCGACCTCGAGCGCGCCGTGCTCGAGCGGTCCCCGGACCAGGCAGCCCTCATCAGCTCCATGTACGGCGTAGACGGGCTGCTGGGGTCCACGTCGGGCCCCGACCTCGTCCGTCGGCTGGAGGCTGCACCGTGCCTCAACGTGAACGGCATCTGGGGCGGGTACACGGGGAGG